From the bacterium genome, the window CGGGCTCGGCGAGCAGGACGCCGCGCGCTTCGCGGGCATCCTCGCCCGCTACCCGACGCGGCGCAGCGCGCTGATGCCGACCCTGTGGCTGATCCAGGACCGCGACGGCCACATTTCGGACGCGGCCGTCGCCTGGACGGCGGCGCAGCTCGAGCTGTCGGAGGCCAAGGTCCGCGAGGTCGTCTCGTTCTACGCGATGTACCGCGACCGGCCGCAGGCCCGCCACGTCCTGCAGGTCTGCCACAACATCAGCTGCCACATCCTGGGCGCGCAGCCGCTGCTGGCCCGCCTCGAGGGGAAGCTGGGGGTCCGCCGGGGGGAGGCGACGCCCGACGGCGAGTTCGCCCTGGAGGGCGTCGAGTGCCTCGGCGCCTGCGGCATGGGACCCTGCCTGCAGCTGGGCAAGCACCTCTACGAGCACCTGACTCCCGAGAAGGCCGACGCCCTCGTCGACGGCCTGCGCCGGGGCGATCCTCCCCGGCCGGACACCGACCGGGACCTGGAGGCGTAGGATGAACCAGGACCAGTACCGGATCCTCTCGCGCCGCTTCGACCGCCGCGACGGCCACAAGTTGGAGGCGTACGAGGCCGACGGCGGCTACCGCGCCCTGAAGCGGGCGGTGGGCGAGCTGGGCGCCCCCGCCGTGCGCGAGGAGGTCAAGGCCTCCGGGCTGCGCGGCCGCGGCGGCGCCGGCTTCCCCGCGGGCGTGAAGTGGGGCTTCGTGCCGCAGGGCGCCGAGACGGTCTACTTCATGGTCAACGCCGACGAGTCCGAGCCCGGCACCTTCAAGGACCGCTACCTGCTGGACTACGACCCGCACGCGGTGATCGAGGGCTCGGCGATCTCGTCGTTCGCGGTCGGGGCGAAGCTCTGCGTGATCTACATCCGCGGCGAGTTCGGCTGGCTGGTCGACCGCGTGCAGAAGGCCGTGGACGAGGCCTACGCCGCCGGCTACCTCGGGCAGGGCGCCTTCGGCGGCGCCTACGAGCTCGAGATGATCGTGCACAAGGGCGCCGGCGCCTACATCTGCGGCGAGGAGACGGGCCTGATCAACTCGGTGACCGGGCAGAAGGGCCAGCCGAACATCAAGCCGCCGTTCCCGGCCGTCAGCGGTTTCCTGGGCCAGCCGACCATTGTCAACAACGTCGAGACCGTGGCCGCCGTGCCCTGGATCCTCGAGCACGGGGCGGCCGCCTACCGGAAGTTCGGGACCGAGAAGT encodes:
- a CDS encoding NAD(P)H-dependent oxidoreductase subunit E; protein product: MSVPVEDGTGFGLGEQDAARFAGILARYPTRRSALMPTLWLIQDRDGHISDAAVAWTAAQLELSEAKVREVVSFYAMYRDRPQARHVLQVCHNISCHILGAQPLLARLEGKLGVRRGEATPDGEFALEGVECLGACGMGPCLQLGKHLYEHLTPEKADALVDGLRRGDPPRPDTDRDLEA
- the nuoF gene encoding NADH-quinone oxidoreductase subunit NuoF, producing MNQDQYRILSRRFDRRDGHKLEAYEADGGYRALKRAVGELGAPAVREEVKASGLRGRGGAGFPAGVKWGFVPQGAETVYFMVNADESEPGTFKDRYLLDYDPHAVIEGSAISSFAVGAKLCVIYIRGEFGWLVDRVQKAVDEAYAAGYLGQGAFGGAYELEMIVHKGAGAYICGEETGLINSVTGQKGQPNIKPPFPAVSGFLGQPTIVNNVETVAAVPWILEHGAAAYRKFGTEKSPGTKLFSVSGPVRRPGVHEIPLGLPFREFFTDWLGGMADGEELKAVIMGGSSVPVLTAAEAMETALDYESLAAAGTMLGSGGMIVIPARCDMVELIQVLMHFYWDESCGQCTPCREGTGWLHRIVKRLRRGEGAPEDLALLERVCDGMAGLTICPLADAAVMPMRSFLQRFRPEFEALAAGRRTIEPDSRWAREIRS